The following are from one region of the Bacteroidia bacterium genome:
- the recQ gene encoding DNA helicase RecQ has protein sequence MISQAVQDIDIHKTLKQFFGYDFFRGKQESVIRHLLNGGDCFVVMPTGAGKSLCYQLPAVMKPGTALVISPLIALMKNQVDQMQALGIEAGFLNSTMSKSEYELVKEKVISRQLKLLYVAPESLVKEEFVEFLRQADISFVAVDEAHCISEWGHDFRPEYRRIRSIINIVKRVPIIALTATATPKVQQDIVNNLSLENSETFISSFNRPNLYYEIRPKRDPVTDIIRYIKSNHNKSGIIYCLSRRKVEELSEILTVNGIKAAPYHAGLETSVRNQHQDMFLSEEIQVVVATIAFGMGIDKPDVRFVIHYDVPKSIESYYQETGRSGRDGLEGNCLLFYDFNDIVKLEKFMKDKGVSERESQKHLLYEMAGFCESGICRRKLILHYFGEFYDEKHCEEMCDNCRSPKQRFDASDLVKHALGCVQETNGKFQMNHLISLLRGSQGQQIKMHHHDKLKSHGKGAHLDELEWKSIFTQLIVLDYLVKDIEDYGCIKLGKHGKEFLEHPTPISLIKFENTVIQNSSDITHIEDVKSYDEILFEMLKNLRKKIAHDKKVPPYIVFQDPSLEDMAIKYPITLEEFENIVGVGAGKARKFATPFLELIQKYVEENDISRPNDFIVKTKGDNSSNKLFIIQHIDRKTPIDQIATLRGMTLAEVIAEIENIIYSGTRLNIDYYIRQIIEPDRIEEVYNYFRHAEDGSIDIAVEEFDDEYDPEELQLVRIKFYSEMAN, from the coding sequence ATGATAAGCCAAGCAGTTCAGGATATAGACATACATAAGACCCTCAAGCAATTTTTTGGGTACGACTTTTTTCGCGGAAAACAAGAATCTGTTATTCGCCATTTATTAAACGGCGGAGATTGCTTTGTCGTGATGCCTACCGGAGCCGGTAAGTCGTTATGCTACCAGCTACCAGCCGTTATGAAGCCGGGTACAGCCTTAGTAATATCGCCATTAATCGCACTCATGAAAAACCAAGTGGACCAAATGCAGGCACTTGGTATAGAAGCCGGATTTCTAAACTCAACCATGAGCAAAAGCGAATATGAGTTGGTCAAAGAAAAAGTCATATCCAGACAGTTAAAACTCCTCTATGTAGCTCCGGAATCCCTTGTAAAAGAAGAATTTGTTGAGTTTTTACGGCAAGCTGACATCAGTTTTGTAGCCGTTGATGAAGCTCATTGTATTTCTGAATGGGGGCATGACTTCCGCCCAGAATACCGAAGAATCCGTTCGATTATTAATATCGTAAAACGTGTCCCAATCATTGCCCTAACGGCTACTGCAACCCCAAAAGTTCAACAAGACATTGTAAATAACCTTTCTTTAGAAAATTCGGAGACTTTTATTTCGAGTTTTAACCGCCCTAACCTATACTACGAAATTCGCCCTAAACGAGATCCCGTTACAGATATTATTCGATACATCAAGTCTAATCATAATAAATCCGGAATTATTTACTGTTTAAGCCGCCGTAAAGTAGAAGAGCTTTCTGAAATTTTAACTGTAAATGGAATCAAAGCCGCTCCTTATCACGCTGGTTTAGAGACTTCTGTACGAAATCAGCATCAGGATATGTTCTTATCCGAAGAGATTCAGGTAGTTGTAGCTACTATCGCCTTCGGTATGGGGATAGATAAGCCGGACGTGCGCTTCGTGATTCATTATGATGTACCAAAATCCATCGAAAGCTATTACCAAGAAACCGGTAGATCTGGCCGAGACGGCCTCGAAGGAAACTGCTTACTTTTCTATGACTTTAACGATATTGTGAAGTTAGAAAAGTTTATGAAGGATAAAGGGGTTTCCGAAAGAGAATCACAAAAACATTTACTTTATGAGATGGCGGGATTCTGCGAATCAGGAATCTGCCGCAGAAAATTAATCTTACATTACTTTGGTGAATTCTATGATGAGAAACACTGTGAAGAGATGTGCGATAACTGCCGAAGCCCTAAACAACGTTTTGATGCAAGCGATTTGGTGAAACACGCTCTCGGTTGTGTGCAGGAAACAAACGGAAAATTTCAGATGAACCACCTAATCAGCCTTTTGAGAGGCTCACAAGGCCAGCAAATAAAAATGCACCACCACGATAAATTAAAATCACATGGAAAAGGTGCTCATTTAGATGAACTTGAATGGAAATCTATATTTACCCAACTTATCGTATTAGATTACCTTGTTAAAGACATCGAAGACTATGGCTGCATCAAATTAGGGAAGCACGGTAAAGAATTTTTAGAACACCCAACACCAATATCTCTGATAAAATTTGAAAATACCGTTATTCAAAATAGTAGCGATATTACTCATATAGAAGACGTTAAGTCTTATGATGAGATTCTTTTTGAAATGCTAAAAAATCTAAGGAAGAAAATTGCTCATGATAAGAAAGTTCCTCCTTACATTGTATTTCAAGATCCGTCATTAGAGGATATGGCCATCAAATATCCCATTACGTTGGAGGAATTTGAAAATATCGTGGGTGTAGGAGCCGGAAAAGCACGAAAATTTGCGACACCTTTTTTAGAACTTATCCAAAAATACGTAGAAGAAAACGATATATCTCGGCCAAATGACTTTATCGTTAAAACTAAAGGAGATAACTCCTCTAATAAATTATTTATCATTCAGCACATTGACCGTAAAACCCCGATAGACCAGATTGCAACACTACGCGGCATGACCTTAGCTGAAGTAATTGCCGAAATTGAAAATATTATTTATTCCGGAACAAGACTAAACATAGACTACTATATCCGCCAAATTATTGAGCCAGACCGTATCGAAGAAGTATATAACTATTTTCGCCACGCTGAAGACGGCTCCATTGATATTGCAGTAGAAGAATTTGACGATGAATATGACCCCGAAGAATTACAATTGGTGCGTATCAAATTTTACTCAGAAATGGCTAATTAA
- a CDS encoding PKD domain-containing protein, producing the protein MKSLLRVSKFTCFTVIGLGFWACQKPDYRSCFIPSATNIKVRQEVSFTNCSDYDKGFDDCTWYFGDGKVQNSVGTLTVTHKYLEAGKYKVRLVIGEKDNISEKTEIITVTD; encoded by the coding sequence ATGAAATCTTTGCTAAGAGTATCCAAATTCACTTGTTTTACAGTTATTGGCTTAGGCTTTTGGGCTTGCCAGAAGCCGGACTATCGCTCATGCTTTATTCCATCAGCAACAAATATAAAAGTACGCCAAGAGGTTAGTTTTACCAATTGTTCTGATTATGATAAAGGCTTTGATGATTGTACTTGGTATTTTGGAGATGGAAAAGTGCAAAATTCTGTTGGAACCTTGACCGTTACCCACAAATATTTGGAAGCAGGAAAATACAAGGTTCGCCTTGTTATCGGTGAAAAAGATAATATTAGCGAAAAAACAGAAATTATTACCGTAACGGATTAA
- a CDS encoding NADH-quinone oxidoreductase subunit I, translating to MNKRILTGRPDERTLNFAERLYFPEIFKGMWYTFKHMFKPTYTLEYPEEKPVLGAEFRGRPVLVAENNKERCVACGLCARVCPPLAISMQAAETDDPKERYPITFEINMLRCIYCGFCEEVCPEEAIVMSNNYDINFAERSEAIFDKAKLLTEKSQLTNRLQWLAQKRNPDFGVVFNFLVNNNRHSIRNRASL from the coding sequence ATGAACAAGCGTATTCTGACAGGTAGGCCAGATGAGCGTACCCTAAATTTTGCTGAACGTTTATACTTTCCGGAGATATTCAAAGGAATGTGGTACACCTTTAAACACATGTTTAAGCCTACATACACATTAGAGTATCCGGAAGAGAAGCCCGTTTTGGGAGCAGAATTTCGCGGTAGGCCGGTATTAGTGGCCGAAAACAATAAAGAACGGTGTGTTGCCTGTGGACTTTGTGCCCGAGTTTGCCCCCCCTTAGCAATATCTATGCAAGCTGCCGAAACAGATGACCCTAAAGAAAGATACCCCATAACATTTGAAATCAATATGTTACGCTGTATCTATTGTGGCTTTTGTGAAGAAGTTTGCCCAGAAGAAGCCATCGTTATGTCTAACAACTATGACATAAACTTTGCGGAGAGATCCGAGGCTATCTTTGATAAAGCCAAATTACTCACCGAAAAATCTCAATTGACTAACCGTCTTCAATGGTTAGCTCAAAAAAGAAACCCTGACTTTGGAGTTGTGTTTAACTTTTTAGTAAACAACAACCGCCATAGTATTAGAAACCGAGCGTCCCTTTAA
- a CDS encoding enoyl-CoA hydratase/isomerase family protein has product MNYPFNSEQIAAFQNQRFAALEVIHKKNVLYITLNRPEVKNAINSVMMSELAYSMAYAHYTPEVWAVVLSANGDTFCSGMDLRSIGKTTHSDESTIPLVDETVVIASLFQNLHKPVITKVQGNVYAGGFLLVGSSTYVIATEKTTFTLPEVKRGIFPFQVLGVLLNLMPPKRALELCLWGRAISATEAYSLNIIDSIVSIENIDNHTDTLLNSLLQNSPTAIRHGMQAMQAMRGVSYEEQQIWLKNQLSQLLQTQDAKEGIQAFLQKRSPIWTGL; this is encoded by the coding sequence ATGAACTATCCGTTTAATTCAGAACAAATTGCTGCCTTTCAGAATCAACGTTTTGCAGCTCTTGAAGTTATACATAAGAAGAATGTTTTGTACATTACCCTAAACCGGCCGGAAGTTAAAAACGCTATTAATTCCGTAATGATGTCCGAGTTAGCTTATTCTATGGCGTATGCCCACTACACTCCGGAAGTTTGGGCAGTTGTTTTAAGCGCAAATGGAGATACTTTTTGCTCCGGTATGGATTTAAGAAGCATCGGCAAAACAACTCATTCTGATGAATCTACCATACCTTTAGTGGACGAAACAGTAGTAATCGCCTCTTTGTTTCAAAACTTACATAAACCGGTTATTACCAAAGTACAGGGAAATGTGTATGCCGGAGGCTTCTTATTAGTGGGTTCAAGTACCTATGTTATTGCTACTGAAAAAACTACATTTACATTACCTGAAGTAAAACGAGGTATATTTCCCTTTCAGGTACTCGGGGTTTTGTTAAATTTAATGCCGCCCAAACGTGCCCTTGAACTATGCCTATGGGGAAGAGCAATTTCGGCAACAGAGGCTTACAGTTTAAATATCATAGATAGCATTGTTTCCATAGAAAACATTGATAACCATACTGATACCTTATTAAACTCATTGTTACAGAACTCTCCCACAGCTATACGGCACGGAATGCAAGCCATGCAGGCAATGCGTGGTGTATCTTATGAAGAGCAACAAATTTGGCTCAAAAATCAGCTATCCCAACTACTGCAAACCCAAGATGCCAAAGAGGGAATACAGGCTTTTCTGCAAAAAAGATCCCCTATCTGGACAGGATTATGA
- a CDS encoding OmpA family protein gives MLSPNTLIYKFLLAVFLVFGGNLIAQSPANNAEKDKKTPTTTANQKDSKAASPAVNSPPVTYNTWLIGIHGGVTNFWGDIRNYDFGQIPPFFSKEDTKSKSEFQWGAGAMVQKNISSMFGVRLSGTYGRLSGTITVSKTPKTRHYFLANFWDASLNGVIYLSNIHFNPNKEYKNRKALIYATLGVGTIGFSGKYRKVSNDSLLLSYGSYIRPILPIGLGIKYPVSMKSDIGLEFSYRPAITDKIDGYEAKGSGNDSYSYLNLNYTYYFGRGDQNIDRVHPFADNNDKVNSMEATIANMRKDKDKDGVPDYLDQDNNTPPGTIVGPRGVPVDVDGDGVNDAYDMDLTTPKGDPVDKYGVSTKDSDGDGVPDHRDQEPNSPPNAIVNFKGQSVTGTTPTANNAGNNNTTVINKYSGSNLFLNVVYFDFNDYTVKGDFYPQIAEVANLLKTTPELRVNLSGHTDIVGSEATNQKLSQIRADAVAKILTDVYGIPANKIKTQSFGKSKPLSVNKMKAVQATNRRVEIRISLDKE, from the coding sequence ATGTTATCACCTAATACGCTTATCTATAAATTTTTGTTAGCGGTTTTTTTGGTTTTCGGGGGCAATCTTATTGCGCAATCACCAGCTAATAATGCGGAAAAAGACAAAAAAACACCCACTACTACTGCTAACCAAAAAGATTCTAAGGCTGCCAGCCCTGCCGTAAATAGCCCCCCTGTTACTTACAATACTTGGTTAATCGGGATTCATGGAGGAGTTACGAACTTTTGGGGAGATATTCGGAACTATGACTTTGGGCAAATTCCACCTTTCTTCAGTAAAGAAGATACTAAGTCGAAATCTGAGTTTCAATGGGGAGCGGGAGCAATGGTTCAAAAAAATATTTCTTCTATGTTTGGCGTAAGATTATCCGGAACTTACGGTAGGCTATCGGGAACTATTACAGTATCTAAAACCCCAAAAACACGCCACTATTTCTTAGCTAATTTTTGGGATGCCTCTCTAAATGGGGTTATTTATTTAAGTAACATCCATTTTAATCCCAACAAAGAGTACAAAAACAGAAAAGCATTGATTTACGCAACATTAGGTGTTGGTACTATTGGTTTTTCAGGGAAGTATCGGAAAGTTTCTAATGACTCTTTACTGCTCAGTTATGGGAGCTATATTCGCCCAATTCTTCCTATCGGCTTAGGAATCAAATATCCGGTAAGCATGAAATCTGATATAGGGTTAGAGTTTTCGTATCGCCCTGCAATTACAGACAAAATAGACGGCTACGAAGCAAAAGGATCTGGTAATGATAGTTATTCATATCTTAATTTAAATTATACCTACTATTTTGGTAGAGGTGACCAAAATATTGATAGAGTTCATCCGTTTGCAGATAATAACGACAAGGTTAATAGTATGGAGGCAACCATCGCAAATATGCGTAAAGATAAAGACAAAGATGGCGTTCCAGATTATTTAGACCAAGACAACAACACCCCTCCCGGTACTATTGTTGGGCCACGCGGTGTTCCAGTTGATGTTGACGGAGACGGCGTAAATGATGCTTATGATATGGATTTAACTACCCCAAAAGGCGACCCGGTAGATAAATATGGAGTCTCTACCAAAGATTCTGACGGAGACGGAGTGCCAGACCATAGAGACCAAGAGCCTAATTCACCCCCCAATGCAATTGTTAATTTCAAAGGACAAAGCGTAACCGGCACAACCCCAACAGCAAATAATGCAGGTAACAACAATACAACCGTTATCAACAAATATTCCGGTAGTAATCTTTTCTTAAATGTAGTTTATTTTGACTTTAATGACTATACTGTTAAAGGTGATTTTTACCCACAGATTGCCGAAGTAGCAAACCTATTGAAAACAACTCCGGAGCTTAGAGTAAATTTATCCGGCCATACTGATATTGTAGGCTCAGAAGCTACAAACCAAAAATTATCTCAAATCAGAGCAGACGCAGTAGCTAAAATCTTAACTGATGTTTATGGTATTCCAGCCAATAAAATTAAAACACAATCATTTGGAAAATCCAAACCATTGTCAGTCAATAAAATGAAAGCCGTACAAGCAACTAACCGTCGGGTAGAAATTCGTATTTCTTTGGACAAAGAGTAA
- a CDS encoding Ig-like domain-containing protein encodes MQKGITFHRLWHFLVLASFVFGATLVGCKKDNDNPNGGSSQGKGKYLLQIENGAKTILPDQSFTYTARVINESGVSSAATSVTWSSSTTSVADISASGVVTAKGIGQTTITAKVNLEGREYTASVPLQIAGTPLFTVGPAAILCDPGFELQFESFLYTGTGPLASNKFTYSIDKSSVATVSASGAFKAVAPGTATITVKAQYDGDPVVLVPVLVVGVPEVTLPVVRVQVTPGSASAFKGDTKQFTAKAFNGNNQQVTETFTWKTTNSSVATIDPNGLVTCVGMGEVTIQAIAKGVIGEAYLEVYPDTMVVIEPFYASVAPGKTKQFTAKVYNAKTNTVLSGVPLTWELPTFPAGFDILNIGTVSSTGLVTVKTDAIQGNASTVVCYVTGKEYTAGGAMVMVGVQAGDDCGSGNPAVASITVAEGNTINLSVTSNPSKQLTVAALDALGNPVTNPELRYSSDNAVTCTVDSNGFIAAAAPGTAIITICSGNYAQKQITVNVSF; translated from the coding sequence ATGCAAAAAGGAATAACTTTTCATCGGTTATGGCACTTTTTAGTGCTGGCTTCGTTTGTATTCGGAGCAACGTTAGTGGGCTGTAAAAAAGACAATGACAACCCAAATGGTGGTTCTTCACAAGGGAAAGGAAAATATCTTTTACAGATTGAGAATGGTGCTAAAACTATCCTTCCTGACCAGTCATTTACCTACACTGCTCGCGTAATTAACGAAAGCGGCGTATCTTCGGCAGCAACAAGTGTTACGTGGAGTTCAAGCACTACCAGTGTGGCTGATATTTCAGCTTCGGGGGTAGTAACGGCAAAAGGTATTGGCCAAACAACTATCACAGCAAAGGTAAATTTAGAGGGGCGTGAATATACTGCTTCTGTACCACTACAAATTGCCGGAACACCGCTATTTACCGTTGGACCCGCAGCTATTTTGTGCGATCCCGGTTTTGAACTGCAATTTGAATCTTTCTTATACACCGGAACCGGCCCCTTAGCATCCAATAAATTCACCTACTCTATAGATAAATCATCAGTAGCTACGGTTTCTGCTTCAGGAGCATTCAAGGCGGTAGCTCCCGGAACAGCTACAATTACTGTTAAAGCTCAATATGACGGAGACCCAGTAGTATTAGTACCAGTGCTTGTGGTAGGCGTTCCAGAAGTAACTCTTCCAGTAGTGAGGGTTCAAGTAACTCCCGGAAGCGCATCTGCCTTTAAAGGAGATACAAAACAATTTACAGCAAAAGCATTTAATGGTAACAATCAACAAGTTACAGAAACATTTACATGGAAAACGACCAATAGCTCTGTAGCTACCATAGATCCAAACGGCCTTGTTACTTGTGTGGGAATGGGAGAAGTTACCATTCAGGCTATTGCCAAAGGGGTGATAGGAGAAGCTTATTTAGAAGTATATCCAGATACAATGGTTGTTATAGAGCCATTTTATGCCTCAGTAGCTCCCGGAAAAACCAAACAATTCACAGCTAAAGTTTATAACGCCAAAACAAATACAGTTCTTTCCGGAGTACCCCTAACATGGGAATTACCTACTTTCCCTGCCGGCTTTGACATACTTAATATCGGAACGGTTTCTTCTACCGGCTTAGTTACTGTAAAAACAGATGCTATACAAGGAAACGCTTCTACCGTAGTTTGCTACGTAACAGGCAAAGAATACACTGCGGGAGGTGCAATGGTTATGGTTGGCGTTCAGGCTGGTGATGATTGCGGTAGCGGCAATCCGGCTGTTGCCTCAATAACAGTAGCCGAAGGAAACACAATCAACCTAAGTGTAACTTCTAACCCCTCAAAACAATTGACTGTTGCAGCCTTAGACGCACTTGGCAACCCAGTAACGAATCCAGAACTGCGCTATAGCTCTGATAACGCAGTTACTTGTACTGTAGATAGCAACGGATTTATAGCCGCTGCTGCACCCGGAACAGCTATCATCACAATATGCTCCGGTAATTACGCCCAAAAACAAATTACAGTAAATGTAAGTTTCTAA
- a CDS encoding NADP-dependent malic enzyme translates to MNIRKEDALAYHQGDKNGKIEIIPSKPVSSIRDLSLAYSPGVAYPCLEIAEDVSKVYDYTAKGNIVAVISNGTAVLGLGNIGPEAAKPVMEGKAVLLKKYADIDGLDIEINATDPEELIRIIASLEPSFGAINLEDIKSPECFIIEKKLKEILRIPVMHDDQHGTAIISGAALINALEIAQKDISQIQMVVSGAGAAAIACANFYVSLGVSKQNIVMVDKTGVIHKSRPNLDSVKSLYATDRTEITTLAEAMKNADVFVGLSSANLVTPEMLLSMSKNPIVFALANPDPEIAYPVAMETRNDIIMATGRSDYPNQVNNVLGFPYIFRGALDVRATAINEEMKMAAARAIAALAHEPVPESISSIYNKHSLVFGSEYLIPKPMDTRLLWAVSSAVAKAAIKTNVASKPIENWENYKEQLEGRLGLNKGFIRSIVLKAQQTPKRIILPEADSYKILKAAQIAIDEGVAQPILIGNKAKIRAKIQEFEIDLADVEIIDPEPAHEQREYFANLYFEKRQRRGIRLIEARNLMQNPDYFGLMMVETGMADALITGLNNSYPVAIRPALEVIGKEPLVKTLAGLYVLNTKRGLFFFADTTFNKQPTADQLVEITELTVRAVRFFNAQPRVALLSYSNFGSNRDSTSEKIQQATQILKQRHPKLILDGEIQANFALRTDLLQEFFPFSELAATGANTFIFPDLTSANIAYKLIQEIGGIEAIGPVLLGLNKPVHILQMGSSIREIVNMISIAVVDAQSKNEFF, encoded by the coding sequence ATGAATATTCGCAAAGAGGATGCATTGGCATACCACCAAGGAGATAAAAACGGAAAAATAGAAATTATTCCTTCAAAACCAGTTTCTTCGATTCGGGATTTATCATTAGCATATTCACCCGGGGTAGCTTATCCTTGCTTAGAAATTGCCGAAGACGTTTCTAAGGTTTATGACTACACGGCAAAAGGAAATATTGTTGCTGTTATCAGTAACGGAACTGCCGTTTTAGGTTTAGGAAACATTGGTCCGGAAGCCGCCAAACCGGTTATGGAAGGAAAAGCCGTCCTCCTAAAAAAATATGCAGATATTGACGGTTTAGATATAGAGATAAACGCCACTGACCCCGAAGAACTTATCCGCATAATAGCCAGCTTAGAGCCTTCTTTTGGAGCCATTAACCTTGAGGACATTAAATCTCCTGAGTGTTTTATCATCGAGAAAAAACTGAAAGAGATACTACGCATACCGGTTATGCACGATGATCAACACGGTACAGCGATTATTTCCGGTGCAGCATTGATAAATGCGTTAGAAATAGCCCAAAAAGACATCAGCCAGATTCAAATGGTTGTTAGCGGAGCAGGAGCCGCAGCTATTGCGTGTGCTAACTTTTATGTCTCATTAGGGGTCTCAAAGCAAAATATTGTGATGGTAGATAAAACCGGCGTAATCCATAAAAGCCGCCCAAACCTTGACTCCGTAAAATCTCTGTATGCTACTGACCGTACCGAAATAACCACATTAGCAGAAGCTATGAAAAATGCCGATGTCTTTGTGGGGCTATCTTCTGCTAATTTAGTTACACCGGAAATGCTACTATCCATGAGCAAAAACCCAATTGTTTTTGCCTTAGCTAACCCAGATCCCGAAATTGCCTATCCTGTAGCTATGGAAACCCGTAACGACATCATCATGGCTACCGGACGCTCAGATTATCCAAATCAGGTAAACAATGTATTGGGTTTTCCCTACATATTTCGAGGTGCATTAGACGTTAGGGCTACTGCCATTAACGAAGAAATGAAAATGGCTGCCGCACGAGCCATCGCTGCATTAGCCCATGAACCCGTCCCTGAATCCATATCCAGCATTTACAATAAACATAGCTTAGTTTTTGGCTCGGAATATCTTATTCCCAAACCAATGGATACCCGTTTACTCTGGGCAGTATCTTCGGCTGTGGCTAAAGCTGCTATAAAAACAAATGTTGCCTCAAAACCCATCGAAAATTGGGAAAACTATAAAGAACAATTAGAAGGCAGGCTCGGGCTGAACAAAGGCTTTATCCGCTCAATTGTACTGAAAGCACAGCAAACCCCCAAAAGAATCATTCTGCCGGAAGCAGATTCTTACAAAATACTAAAAGCAGCTCAAATAGCTATTGATGAAGGAGTTGCACAGCCTATTTTGATTGGAAATAAGGCTAAAATCCGCGCAAAAATACAAGAATTTGAAATTGACCTCGCTGACGTAGAAATTATTGACCCAGAGCCAGCCCATGAGCAAAGGGAATATTTTGCAAATCTATATTTTGAAAAAAGACAGCGAAGAGGAATTCGGCTTATTGAAGCCCGAAACCTGATGCAAAATCCAGATTATTTTGGCCTCATGATGGTCGAAACCGGAATGGCCGATGCATTAATAACCGGCCTGAACAACAGCTATCCGGTAGCAATACGCCCGGCATTAGAAGTCATTGGAAAAGAACCTCTTGTAAAAACATTGGCTGGCTTGTATGTTCTCAATACCAAACGAGGTCTTTTCTTCTTTGCCGACACCACCTTTAATAAGCAACCAACTGCAGACCAATTAGTTGAAATCACGGAGCTTACTGTAAGAGCAGTTCGTTTCTTCAACGCCCAGCCCCGTGTAGCACTGCTTTCTTATTCTAATTTTGGCAGCAATAGAGATTCTACGTCCGAAAAAATCCAGCAGGCAACCCAAATCTTAAAACAAAGACACCCTAAGCTAATCTTAGACGGTGAAATCCAAGCTAACTTCGCCTTACGGACAGATTTATTGCAGGAATTTTTTCCGTTTTCAGAACTGGCAGCTACCGGAGCCAATACGTTTATATTCCCAGATTTAACTTCTGCAAATATTGCCTATAAACTAATTCAAGAAATTGGAGGCATTGAAGCAATAGGGCCGGTTCTATTGGGGCTAAACAAGCCAGTACATATTTTACAAATGGGAAGTTCTATCCGTGAAATTGTCAATATGATTTCAATAGCTGTGGTGGATGCCCAATCTAAAAATGAATTCTTTTGA
- a CDS encoding asparagine synthetase B produces the protein MKLLRFCSFIVGLYAGILRADYILIPMDNTQTDHLKAYGAAYWIIAHGIEVDWLLNYRGGSFMFKYSQVFENELTIRGISYDRIPDAKSTQILSLIASENNNMDAVKLEKTPKIAVYSPKSKLPWDDAVTLVLTYAEIPYDIVYDAEVMDGKLAEYDWLHLHHEDFTGQYGKFWASFHTQAWYQNDVMENEAIAKKYGYTKVSQLKLAVAKRIRDYVEKGGFLFAMCSATDSYDIALCAEGLDICDVMYDGDPQDPNAQSKLDFTRGFAFQNFTLEKNPVIYEYSNIDTSPYRMVPQDIDYFSLFEFSAKWDPVPTMLCQNHNLTVKGFMGQTTAFNKKFIKPDVLVMGEFKAFSEARYMHGNYGRGMWTFYGGHDPEDYQHFVGDEHTDLSLHKNSPGYRLILNNVLFPAAKKKKQKT, from the coding sequence ATGAAGCTATTACGTTTTTGTTCGTTCATAGTAGGCTTATATGCAGGTATTTTGCGGGCTGACTATATCCTTATTCCGATGGATAATACGCAAACAGACCACCTAAAAGCATACGGTGCTGCCTATTGGATTATCGCTCATGGTATAGAAGTAGATTGGCTACTAAATTATCGCGGCGGAAGTTTTATGTTTAAATATAGCCAAGTATTTGAAAATGAACTAACAATACGAGGGATTAGCTATGATCGAATTCCAGATGCCAAATCCACTCAAATTCTCTCTTTAATAGCTTCCGAGAATAACAATATGGATGCCGTGAAGTTAGAGAAGACCCCAAAGATAGCTGTATATTCCCCAAAGTCCAAACTACCTTGGGATGATGCCGTAACCTTAGTGCTTACCTATGCCGAAATACCTTATGACATCGTATATGACGCAGAAGTAATGGATGGAAAATTAGCCGAATACGATTGGTTACACCTTCATCATGAGGATTTTACCGGACAATACGGAAAGTTCTGGGCATCTTTTCACACACAAGCATGGTATCAAAATGACGTGATGGAAAATGAAGCTATCGCTAAAAAATATGGCTATACCAAAGTATCTCAATTAAAATTAGCGGTAGCAAAAAGAATTCGGGATTATGTAGAAAAAGGTGGCTTTTTATTTGCAATGTGCTCTGCAACAGATTCTTATGATATTGCTCTCTGCGCAGAGGGTTTAGACATCTGCGATGTAATGTATGACGGAGACCCGCAAGACCCCAATGCACAATCCAAATTAGATTTTACCCGTGGGTTTGCCTTCCAAAACTTTACCTTAGAAAAAAATCCAGTCATCTATGAATATTCAAATATAGATACCTCTCCTTACCGAATGGTTCCTCAGGATATAGATTATTTCTCATTATTTGAATTTTCAGCTAAATGGGATCCGGTTCCTACGATGCTTTGCCAAAACCATAACCTCACCGTTAAAGGATTTATGGGGCAAACCACAGCATTTAACAAAAAGTTTATTAAGCCGGATGTTTTGGTAATGGGTGAGTTTAAGGCATTTAGCGAAGCCAGATATATGCACGGAAATTATGGACGCGGTATGTGGACGTTTTATGGCGGGCATGACCCCGAAGATTATCAGCATTTTGTAGGGGATGAGCATACCGACCTTTCACTCCATAAAAATTCTCCGGGATACCGGCTTATCCTAAATAACGTCCTTTTTCCGGCTGCGAAAAAGAAAAAACAAAAAACCTAA